The DNA window CAAGTGATGCGACCAAGAATGGATATTTTTGCACTAAATGAAGATCAAAAATTCAGTGAGGTTATCCATGAAATAACAAAAAATGGGTATTCAAGAATACCTGTCTATAAAGACAGTATCGATACCGTTACAGGTATTTTGTATGTGAAAGATTTATTACCACATATAGAACGAAAAGAATTTGACTGGACTGGTTTACTTCGGGAACCGTTCTTTGTTCCTGAAAATAAAAAGTTAGATGATTTAATGGTTGAGTTTCAAGAGAAGAAAGTTCATTTAGCTCTTGTGGTTGATGAATATGGTGGAACCTCAGGATTGGTATCTCTCGAAGATGTTATTGAAGAAATTGTTGGAGATATTAGCGATGAATTTGATGACGATGATGTCATTTATACCAAAATAGATAATAATAATTTTACGTTTGAAGGCAAAACAACATTAAAAGACTTTTATAAGATTATTAATATAGAAGACGAATCTGTATTTGAAGACTACAAAGGTGAAGCTGAGACTATTGCTGGTTTTGTTTTAGAAATTTCGGGAATATTCCCAAGACTAAAAAGTAAAATAAATTTTAAAGATTACGTTTTCACTATCGAAGCAATTGAAAAGAAACGCATCAAAGACATTAAATTTACCATTTTGAATAAATAAGGAACGTCAACCTTGAGTGCAGTCGAGAGGTTCTTAAAAACAATAGGTTTCGACTGCGCTCAACCAGACATCTCTTTAATCGAATTACATTATGAGAAAGTTACTTTTATTATGTATTGCAATATCGTGTATTGCTTGTGGAAGCGATCCAATTCCAAAACCAAAAGCGATGTTACGCTTGGAATATCCTCAGCCAACCTATAAAAAAGTAGGGCTTCCATTGCCTTTTACTTTTGAAAAAAACGAATTAGCAGATCCAATTTCAAAAATCAAACTAGATGGTGTTAATAATATTTATGGTGTAGATATCAACTACCCAAAACTGAAAGGAACTGTTTACCTCACCTATAAAAAAGTTAAGGACAACAACCTTATCGATTTATTAAGAGATGCTCAAAACCTAACTCAAAAGCACACTATGAAAGCTGATGAAATTGAAGGTGACACATATGAAAACCCTAAAAATAATGTTTTTGGAATGTTTTATGAAGTTGGTGGTAATGCAGCTTCGCAATCTCAATTTTATGTAACTGATAGCATCAATCATTTCTTGGTTGGTTCTCTTTACTTTTACGCCAAACCAAATTATGACTCTATTTATCCAGCTGCTGTATATTTAAAAAATGACATCAAGCATATTATGGAAACTATTGAGTGGAAGAACTAAATTGACTGTTTTTTATTTTGATAATACTCAATCAGATTCTGAGTCGAATTATCATGCGAATTGGACACATTAGTATCCACTAATTCTTTTAAAATTGTATTCGCTAATTGTTTACCAAGTTCAACACCAAATTGGTCGTAACTAAAGATATTCCAAATAATTCCTTGTACAAAAATCTTATGCTCATACATAGCAATTAATTTTCCTAAACTTTCAGGCGTTAATTGATCAATCAAAAAAGTAGTTGTAGGCTTGTTGCCTTCAAATATTTTAAAAGGTGTTAGTTCTTTTATTTTTTCTTCTGAAAGTCCTTGCGCTTTTAATTCTTGAACGACTACTGCTTCAGATTTACCATTCATTAAGGCTTCTGTCTGAGCAAAAAAGTTAGACATTAGTTTATCTTGATGATCTTGGTTTCCGTGTAACGATTTTGCAAATCCGATGAATTCTGCAGGAATCAATTTAGTTCCTTGA is part of the Psychroserpens ponticola genome and encodes:
- the gldD gene encoding gliding motility lipoprotein GldD — translated: MRKLLLLCIAISCIACGSDPIPKPKAMLRLEYPQPTYKKVGLPLPFTFEKNELADPISKIKLDGVNNIYGVDINYPKLKGTVYLTYKKVKDNNLIDLLRDAQNLTQKHTMKADEIEGDTYENPKNNVFGMFYEVGGNAASQSQFYVTDSINHFLVGSLYFYAKPNYDSIYPAAVYLKNDIKHIMETIEWKN
- the gldE gene encoding gliding motility-associated protein GldE, whose product is MDPEPSCLILLLVSGNSALISGLLLLIILLFSSALVSGVEVALFSLTKSDIDTGLVEQPKAFSIISRLLERPKKLLATILVANNFINIGIVILFAYLGESLFYNIEVTWMRFLLEVVVITFLILLFGEIIPKIYASRNRVKFSTFMAIPLKGLDFIFSPVSLPMRFVTLAIHNRLGKQKSNISVDQLSQALELTTNSDTTIEEHKILQGIVSFGNTDTKQVMRPRMDIFALNEDQKFSEVIHEITKNGYSRIPVYKDSIDTVTGILYVKDLLPHIERKEFDWTGLLREPFFVPENKKLDDLMVEFQEKKVHLALVVDEYGGTSGLVSLEDVIEEIVGDISDEFDDDDVIYTKIDNNNFTFEGKTTLKDFYKIINIEDESVFEDYKGEAETIAGFVLEISGIFPRLKSKINFKDYVFTIEAIEKKRIKDIKFTILNK